The genomic stretch atcatatttctttattcaataaaaataagaaacttcagaaagaattatttatataatttaagaattgAAGAAAAGTGGCCTTCGACTTTATGTTAAcagatatgatattttttttcggtTCATATCAATCGTACTGTAAAACAGATTTCTCTTAAAATTTACAAGGCTTGCAGTTTAATGGTTTGGTCCTATATACACGTAACAATAGCAAGTAAATAGCATTCATAAATCTCATGTATAATCCAAATTGAGCGATATGAATATCGCTAAGTACAGCTTgccataatataaacaaaatagacGTGCGTGCCAACATTTGATTAAGGTATAAATTGTTCTAGGGCTGGGAACCCTCGAGCGTTAAGCACGGTGTTTCTAACGTACGTATGCATTAATGTAAtctatatacttttgtatgcaTTATAGTGTTAATTGAATGATCTCTGATGATAAGTATTTTTTCTGTCTATAATTTTCATGAACTCACCTACGAAACAATATACCTAACGAAACTCACAAAAATTCAGCTTCTATTTATTGATCGTGAATAGATTTCTTTATATAGTAggattatgtttttgtttactgGAATCATATCCAATGCTAGTTTACTGGAGTCATATCCGAAGCAGGCGAATAAATGCAAcaagttttataaaactttatcaatACTACATCAACAAAGTCGCTGCTGCTGCAAAtcgtaatatacatacaaaaagaTAAACTATtgtaacacttaaaaatattgatttgacattttcaTCTAGAAGCGTTGTCTATaactttaatgttaataaacgtTCCCGTATATAAACGAATAAGTTCCATACAACTATAAAATAAGTTACTATAATGTCCACTGACAGACTTTTGACTTACTTCACTATGTAGCCTATTCTTATCGAAACAAGGAGAAGAGCTAAACGAACCTTAGATTGACATGTTTTATGCGATTTCGAGTTCTTGATGCGAGTTctagattaaattatatttttacaatacaacGCAACACGGCTTGCTTACATATATCCACTTAAGTACTCGTACCAACAAATTTCCGCctttcaaaacgccattttttcagGAATTCATCTGATATTTGATATTCTGGATTGGACCAATGATAACCTGTTAATTCAAGGTCATTGTTAATTGACTACTCCTCTTATAATTGGAAAAAGCAAtacgttatttaatacatatattaatatgtaacagAATATCTAGCGGCAAACTTTTCCATCACGCTCTTTTAGAATGGTTTCCTCATTTGTTTTTGATCGGACTTGAACTCTTGATATTCACACTGACAGACACACAATACTAAACTAGCTCAcctcaatgtattatatatattactttatcaagtataaaatattttaatgaaatttcaggaagaaaataaaactgataGTTTGGAACAAGTTATCACTAAAGTAACGGAATCTGACGCAATTAATATGCGAAGTAAATTATCAGCGAATATTTCAAGGACTCGAGTAAAAAGACAAAGTGGTGCAGGTATAAAATATATGCCAGTcagcattttttaaatataataatattattaatattgtatctaATGGAATAAGGTATACGTCATcattaatactaaattattctGTTAAAGGCAGATTCGCTGAAGCGTCTAAAATGCCACAGATAAAATTGCTTCGGCTGTTTCTTCAAATGTTTAAGAACTCTTGGGACAGCGCGTACGTCGGCGGGGCTCACCCTCTACACCACAACATCCCTAAGATCTTTGTTATGTTGTACAAACAAAAAGTCGTCGAGTTCTTCATTCCAGATGTCGGAGAGGACGCACAGAAACAttcagaataatattatttattgtattatttttacatttaaatagctttaaaataaatgacatagATCAACTATTTTCATCTTATAACGACTAGTCGTTTCTAAAGTAGTATATACTAGTTCTACTGGAAACTATCCTAGATCCTAGCTAGAGGCCCCGGTTATTGAGGATGTCGAACGAGCCTACTATACTTTTTTTGCTCTTTCATAaacgtatttttcaataaataaatttactagaagccttatttattaaataatcgcGATGtgataatttcaatatttgatgTATTTACACATTAGTCCGCCTCATATTTTCAAAGATTGACATGTTTATGTTTGCatcaaaaagtaaaagtaaaaagtaacagcctgtaaattcccactgctgggctaaaggcctcctctccctttgaggagaaggtttggaacatattccaccacgctgttccaatgcgggttggtggaatacacatgtggcagaatttatatgaaatttgtcacatgcaggtttcctcacgatgttttccttcaccgctgagcacgagatgaattataaagacaaattaagcacatgaatcagcggtgctcgcctgggtttgaacccgcaatcatcggttaagatgcacgcgttctaaccactgggccatctcagctcgttatGTTtgcatatgaaattaaaattgcattaaCTGCGTCGATCATTgccaaaataatttagtttgtaTCTTGATTTGGCTATTATTGTAGAGTATTTACATGTACATTACAATTGTGCAAGGTGCGAACGTTGAATACAAAGTTGGAGTCATATCTAGTTTCTTTCTGTCCGCGATTGTAAGTGGGTGATCTCGAACAGGTATAAAAGAATCGTCTGCGGATTAAAACGAGTACAGACATATCGGTACTCTAAAGTCTAGTGTCTCCGAGATGAAGGTACGACATAACGCTTTAAATATACGacttaaatatgtcaaaatatataaaatcatttttattacttgatTTTAAATACAAGTTTATTATCCTGTTTCAAAATTGCGTTTAATTGTGAGGTATTTTATGCAGGTTATTGTGCTGTTAATGTGTGCGGTTGCCAGTACGTCGGCTGGCAATGCAGTAGCGTGGCCTGGTGCAATACCACTCACGCGAAGTGAAGTGAAGACTATTATACCACCCCAAATACAAGGCTTCGGATATTCTACGAGTCAGTATATAAATGCGGTAAGTTAAACTGAAATTGGTGATATTAGATTTTTTGTTGATCAAGTTTAAGTTTCATATGTAATTACTTTGTTTATAGATTCCGTCAGCACCAATCGGCTATCAGCCCCAACTGAGCTATCAAATTTCCCTGCCACACTATCAGCCCGTCGTTAGTGCTTCATACTATCCTAACGGCATTCTTTATCCTTCTTTGTTTCCTGCTGCACCTATTGCTCCTGTTTCCCCTATTTCTCCTATCGGAGCTTTCAATCCCGGTGCTCCGGTTGCTCCTATTCGACCACCAGCACAAAACCCGGGACTACCAACAGAACAACCCGCTGGTGATGAAGATACAGCCGTGATTGAATCAGCAGATTCATCGTCTAATCAGCAACAACCATCCCAACCGCAGTCACCACCTAACTTTTCACAAGCTTCCTTAGACTCAAAAAATATGCCACAGTTTCCGCAGATACCGTCCTCTCAACAATTTCCATTTTATCCACAAATCCCACAATTTATTCAACCAGGATTCAATTTTCCCCCTCAACAATCAGGATTCCAACAGAATCCTTCGTCTCCTCAGGAGTCCTCGCCAGCTTCTAGTTTTCCCGCTGCTGATAACACAGATAAGGGTCTCGTCGACGACGACTCGGTAACTGTGGATTctgcgtaatttaaaataagatagcATAGTTCAATTTCCTATTTTTTTACATTCGTGCTTGTTAAACTTGGCATGTTAACTgtcgtatattaaaatatttcttttataaatatctttttcATTCCATGCTTCCTTTAAATTCCaatcatttacaataaatattatttattaaaattactcaattGAATATACTCTAGCGCAATACTTAGTTACCTTACGTAAGGTTACTTAGTTGGTTGGTACTTAGTAGTTTGTGTTCAATAAACATAACAACTTACTTTAGCATATCGGAGGTGTAAGGAATTTCACCTAATATTTGGTTtcagtatattttgtaaatagtaaatttaattatgataaattacaCTTAATGGTATGTGGAAGAACATATAACATGGTCTACTTTTTAAGCAATCTTCTAAAAGTCAAGgtaattcaaataaatgaatCGTGTGACAGTTGAATGAAGCCCAACACTCTTGAGTAGGCAGATTTTCGTATCTCTTATAATATATCTTCGATCAATAGTGATTCATACGCACTACGCTTAGAAGAAGGTTAGGTTTCACTGACAAAATGATAACAAAAAATGAAAGTAGTTAAATAAGCTAGTTCAGAGAAAAGACTTAAAAGAGTTGacaatagtaattttaaaataaaatatggtatTATTTGCACTTTTGATCCAGaaacaattttatcttaaaaaatataaaaaaaaatagctgtaAAGTGTGACTGTATAATGTATAAACTGTATCATGTCATTTTACTGCTACTTACTCGCTATATTTAAGCTTATTAGAATCGTAAGGTGTTTACCGACTAGGCTATATAATACTGCTagccaattaaattttaagacaaACTCTTCTTATAGCCCGTTCGATACGAACGGTTCAGCAATTTAATGTAATTCACACGAAAAACTTAATTAGGAGAAATTATTagtatccatactaatatt from Vanessa cardui chromosome 1, ilVanCard2.1, whole genome shotgun sequence encodes the following:
- the LOC124541217 gene encoding uncharacterized protein LOC124541217; the protein is MLLYINFLLCSAWCCRVALSIPITGKPTMELTSDINVQTGWEPSSVKHGVSNEENKTDSLEQVITKVTESDAINMRSKLSANISRTRVKRQSGAGRFAEASKMPQIKLLRLFLQMFKNSWDSAYVGGAHPLHHNIPKIFVMLYKQKVVEFFIPDVGEDAQKHSE
- the LOC124531293 gene encoding protein app1-like, producing MKVIVLLMCAVASTSAGNAVAWPGAIPLTRSEVKTIIPPQIQGFGYSTSQYINAIPSAPIGYQPQLSYQISLPHYQPVVSASYYPNGILYPSLFPAAPIAPVSPISPIGAFNPGAPVAPIRPPAQNPGLPTEQPAGDEDTAVIESADSSSNQQQPSQPQSPPNFSQASLDSKNMPQFPQIPSSQQFPFYPQIPQFIQPGFNFPPQQSGFQQNPSSPQESSPASSFPAADNTDKGLVDDDSVTVDSA